cATATCAGTtgtaatactttttttttaatttataaataaataaataaaataaaagtaattagtatatacatatatttaaataattatttaatttttttttttttttttttttttttttttctatggTATACATACTTTAAACATGCAACACATTTTAAAACGAATTGTTTAACTTGTTTAATAACGACACCATCAGCACTAATTAAATGAAGACCCATTTGAAGGATAACATTTTGCATAGAGAAATCTCTAGTGATACAACCAACATCATAATGTACTTTCTCTTGAACATAAGTTgaagataatttatttttaatattatcaggTGTAATCCATTCACCTTCGTCCTCTACTTTAATAACTctattcttttttctttcttcagCTTCTTCAGCTTGTTTAATCTTTAATTGACGTAAAACTTCTTTTGGATCAActaaattttcttttgaaaCTTCTTCTTCAATCTTTTCTaaatttaccattaatttattatttcttttctttttacctgttatattattattattattgtcattattattattagtgttattattattattatttacagattctttttcttcttcaactttttcaactttttcaactttttcaacttgttcaactttttcaactttttcttCCTCTTTTTCTTCATGTTTATGATCACAACAACTATCAGTAGTTGTTGActctatatttttattatcagttgatattggttttgattttttatttttatttttatttttctttttctttggtttatctgcagttgttgttgttgttgctgtagaagtagtagttgtagtagttgtagttgattCTGTAGTTGTATTTGATTCTGAGGCCGATTCtgatttattatcttttttattattattgttgttattgttattattattattatttttcttatgAACTGGTTTCTTTGTTACAACTTGAAGTTTTTCAGGTTCAGTTTTAATATGATCAATACCATTAACTTGAGCTTCAAAAGTATAAGTTAAAGCTATTAATTTCATATCGGTAGCAGATAAAGATGGATAATCACCAGTtttctttgaaaattcaGAGACTGCAACCATTGATTCATGGGTTGGTTGTctagttttaatttcaaatggaAAAGATGTTAAGAAAGTACttgtttttttatctttaactTCTTCTAATACTTCTGGAATTGTCCATAATTCTTTACCTAATGTCTCTAATCTTGTACCTGAAATTAATGCATTTgtatcaataattaaataacttGCTGtagttttttcatttgtCATTGCTAATGTTTCCATTGATTTAACTAATTCATCACTTTCAGCAGTAACGCTTCTTTCGCCAAATggattatcatttgaattttcatttaattcatttaattcttttaattgttcttCTGTTAATTCTTCATATTCAacctcttcttcctcttcttgttgtttatcaacaatattattttcaattggttcactcatattgtttaattaatcttttttttgctgtgattgaaaaatttaaaaaaaaaaaaaaaaaaaaaaaaaaaaaaacgaatttTGCCGAACGAAAgaattgagaaaaaaaaataaaaaaaaaaaaaaataaaataaaataaaaattaaataaaattaaaaaaagaagaaatatATAACTCTAgagtttttaattaatttttttttttttcaatataaatattattcatatataattttattttattttattttattttatattttttaaattttatttttttattatttaacaaaaattgatttgattattattattatacttttttatatttttttttttttattcaattaatttattctcttttttgttttggagtattattattattattattattattatgattttgtTCTTGTAATTGTTCAACATGTAAAACTATATCTTTAACTTTGCTTATGAAATGAACTAAAATTTGACTACTATAATCTATGAAAGGACCAGCCAAACCTAATTTGAATAAAACGAAACCAACACCACCCAATAGGATtgttaataacaataataatggtgaagaGATGATTGAGATGAATTCATTGAAACCTAAAACGCATAAGAGAATGATCATATAACCTGGTACACCACCACCAGATGTTAAACGATTTTGTTCAGAGAGGGCTTGCATATAATCACTCTTTATTGTTAAACGGAAATTTTCACAAGCTAAACAACAATCTTTATATGGaatgataatttttgaaCTATTGACCATGGTATTTTCTTCGtgttcatcattatcaagaCGTTTAAAGAAAGAAACATTTGAATCTTCCTCATCCAAACGAAGATAGGAGAAAAGATCGATTAACTTTTCAGCATTTTGACGTGCATCTTGGAAAATTGAAGCGATATCATCAGTTTTTGTCCATTTTCTTGGAAGATTACGATTGTCCATATTGAATTTCTCTTCGAAACGTTTACGCATACGCATTTGTAAGAATTCAGCACGTTCAGtgattttattctttaaacCATCAGCTAATTGCTCtctaaatttattgattaaTTCATTGACTTTTTGTTCGTCCAATTGGAAATCTACTAAACGATCTCTAAATTCCTTTTCATTGGAAGAGAGTGCATCATCATAGTAAGTTTTAATCTTTTGCCACATATTATTTGGTGCTTGTTCTGTGATTTTGGTTAATAAAGGTGTTAATTCTTGTTGGAAGGTTTTATCTCtcattaattttgataaacgTACTAATTGATTctcttttaatattgaaagtTCTTTATCgatctttatctttaattgttctaaatcattttcaaaactCCAATCACTACCTGGTACAATAGATTGATTtgcaacaatttcaaaatattcaattgatttctttttaataccATTTGACCATGTTGAAAATTGTGGTATAATACCAACTGATGCTGCTGTTAATAAAACTGAACTACCATCacgttttttattattattattaccactaccactactactacctgTATTTGAATCagtaaattctttaattaatgaattataaaatactaaagtattttcatttaatctTTCCATTTGTTTATCGAAAAGATATTTCAATTCAGTGAGAATACGGTCAGTTAATACTTGACGTTTCTTTTGAACTGTTTCTAAATGATAACGTTGTGCAGGTTCATCATAAACTGATAAAGATTGGTCGAGAATACGTTTTGATTTCTCACCAAATTGTTCTTGAATACGACCACGTTCAATATGTTCTTTGATTGGTTTAATGTCACGTGTAAATTGAGTCATTGATTGTTCGACAAATTCATCACAACGATAAAGAGCCAACATCTCCTTTTGTGATGGTAAATCTAAATCACGATTACTCTTGATGGTTTCCCAAACTTGATAACTGAATTGATAGAATCCATCGGCTGGAATATCATCATTTCTATACTTTCTCTTTGGAATAAAACTATCGGCACCACTATCACTGAATCTTTGTTTCAATTGTTCAACTTGACCTAAAAATGCTGTTGGTGAATAAATCTTATGTGGTAATGTtgtaaattcaaaatcaaagaaatcacTCTCTCTTGTACCCACAAATTCCTCTGGTTTTTGTAAATCTGTCCATAATTTTGTAATATCTTCCATTAATGTTGCTTTTAATCTTTCTAATGGTGTAACACCATCATGATCTCTAATTaagaaaaatattaaaattttatgatttcttttaaaaaaaaaaataaaaaaaaaaaatattaataaatttgaattacaatttatatttatgtatattaatatatatattatttaccttttcttttgaaataattgtaaatttaattcaaaaacagtttttaataatgaaatatttgCAGCATTATAACGACCAATATCATGAGCCCACATATTGATAATAAGTACTGAAGAGAGTGCTAATGAAAAGAGTGAAGTTTTTCTTTCAAATGCTTTTTCATCTTCACCTCTTTCACGACCATCAGTACCTTCAacatctaaaattaaaaatgtttcaTTCTTATTGTTGGTAGTACTTGCAACACCCATCCAAACACCTTGTGTAGTTTGTTTACGACCAGTTGATGCGTCCATAACTGCAAATCTTGtattgaataataaattcaataatgTACTCTTACCACTACTTTGTGGTcctaaaattgaaataactGAATAATCAAATccttttgttaaaaaatcatctctatttgataatgttgataaaaatgttgttctaccatttttattatcttcttttctatttatttttttttaattaaaaattaaaaaaatttaaaaaaaaaaaaaattggcaatgaaaaaaaaaaaaaaaaaaaaaaattaacagaTTGGTgttagaaaataatttaagcTATCTATTTatcaagatttaaataataaaaatacttaCACAATGTCACCTTTATGATCGATAAATTGTACAATATCTTGATATTCgtgttcttgttcttgtgtttgttgtttttgttgttgtggtgtttCTTGTAGTGTTGGGGTTGGTCTAATTGGTTCGACTGGTTTTGTTTCCTctaaaacaacaaattcatccTCTTGTTGTTGAGTATCTTGGTCGTCtatttgttcttgttgttcttgttgttgttgttcttgttgttcttgtacttgttgttcttcatcttcttgtttaatattttcattgcTCAATCTTGGTTGATTGGtttgttgttcttcttcAACTGTTTGATTTGTAGTTATTTCTTCgctcatttttttaaattaattgttttttttttggttttttgaaatttagttggatattttttttttttttttgtttcaaaaaaaaaaaaaatattatgttataaatatattaatttatgtATTTGTAGTATGATATGGTACAACGCTGTTTTACtatctttgttttttttttttttgaaaataaaaaatagaaaataaaaaacaaaaaaaataaaaaaataaaaaaaataaaaaaaaaaaaagaaattaaaaa
This region of Dictyostelium discoideum AX4 chromosome 3 chromosome, whole genome shotgun sequence genomic DNA includes:
- a CDS encoding hypothetical protein (ART-4 protein) — encoded protein: MSEPIENNIVDKQQEEEEEVEYEELTEEQLKELNELNENSNDNPFGERSVTAESDELVKSMETLAMTNEKTTASYLIIDTNALISGTRLETLGKELWTIPEVLEEVKDKKTSTFLTSFPFEIKTRQPTHESMVAVSEFSKKTGDYPSLSATDMKLIALTYTFEAQVNGIDHIKTEPEKLQVVTKKPVHKKNNNNNNNNNNNNKKDNKSESASESNTTTESTTTTTTTTSTATTTTTADKPKKKKNKNKNKKSKPISTDNKNIESTTTDSCCDHKHEEKEEEKVEKVEQVEKVEKVEKVEEEKESVNNNNNNTNNNNDNNNNNITGKKKRNNKLMVNLEKIEEEVSKENLVDPKEVLRQLKIKQAEEAEERKKNRVIKVEDEGEWITPDNIKNKLSSTYVQEKVHYDVGCITRDFSMQNVILQMGLHLISADGVVIKQVKQFVLKCVACLNITTDMDKIFCGHCGNKSLYKATTYVDRNGNQRVSVGSAKQFNLRGTIYSIPKPKGGKKSNDIILTEDQYLHKLRVTGQLYKKKVSKEINMNDLDLGFGHKGPSDDIVIGYGNKNPNVARKRIGKKNKSISIF